A region from the Benincasa hispida cultivar B227 chromosome 8, ASM972705v1, whole genome shotgun sequence genome encodes:
- the LOC120083609 gene encoding NDR1/HIN1-like protein 10 has protein sequence MRSTATQGETSSPSSKQSSYRQQHGTAKRTRIIRIIGRSLLGVIFLVGLAIIICWLVVVPKTPRLIVETGNVIVHSSTHNMLKATIVFTFRSYNPNKRATIHMYSMRMIVNSIGERFLSDIPSFTLTPENQTVLSSAVRVNFEYPFGFNEEIDPELRFSAEVSYSINGWMSKPRLLEIYCNHLLLKINASTTFDNTKCKVDL, from the exons atgAGGAGCACTGCTACACAAGGAGAAACATCATCACCATCATCAAAACAAAGCTCCTATAGGCAACAACATGGGACAGCAAAACGCACAAGAATCATAAGAATCATAGGAAGAAGCTTGTTGGGAGTAATATTCCTCGTTGGTCTTGCAATTATCATATGTTGGCTTGTTGTTGTCCCCAAAACCCCACGTCTAATTGTGGAAACCGGCAATGTCATAGTCCATAGTTCAACTCATAATATGCTAAAAGCTACCATAGTTTTCACTTTCAGAAGCTACAACCCCAACAAAAGAGCCACCATTCACATGTATTCTATGAGGATGATAGTCAATAGTATAGGCGAGAGGTTTCTCTCCGACATCCCCTCCTTTACGTTGACACCCGAAAACCAGACCGTCTTATCCTCCGCCGTCCGAGTCAACTTCGAATACCCGTTTGGTTTCAATGAAGAGATAGATCCAGAGCTTCGCTTCTCAGCTGAAGTCAG TTATAGTATCAATGGATGGATGTCGAAACCTCGGTTGCTCGAGATCTATTGCAATCACCTCTTGCTTAAGATCAATGCTTCTACAACATTCGATAATACAAAATGCAAAGTCGACCTTTGA